One Carassius auratus strain Wakin chromosome 4, ASM336829v1, whole genome shotgun sequence DNA segment encodes these proteins:
- the LOC113058554 gene encoding uncharacterized protein LOC113058554, with translation MQTNNVIRVKFKDSKRYIFSSKPFTFQSFLECVANKFDLPTMDVKVFDDSKTEVDEEAFVYLLRRPDLGVLEIVIPGTANIDDSLSSSSLGDEGTSESDDTAMLITSPPEKNLAEEHRLAKMIEEILKTSPGGEKIINEYTRTKGLSDTRRRDMVKILVAHLTNEHGTSPSRRLKEEYAKGIISLFPCLADPRSKLGYEHYYNAEDGSGYLAWRIKTLQKEASEGRMKRPRQPQTGGPTADRQSYKEDCYLTI, from the exons ATGCAGACCAACAATGTTATCAGAGTGAAGTTCAAAGACAGCAAgagatatattttttcttcaaaacCTTTTACATTTCAATCATTTTTGGAATGTG TTGCCAATAAATTTGATCTTCCTACAATGGATGTGAAAGTCTTTGATGACTCGAAGACAGAAGTTGATGAGGAAGCATTCGTATATCTGCTGAGACGACCAGATCTTGGTGTATTAGAAATTGTCATCCCAGGCACAGCAAACATTGATG ATTCTTTAAGCTCAAGCTCATTAGGAGATGAAGGTACATCAGAGTCTGATGACACTGCAATGTTGATTACAAGCCCTCCTGAAAAAAATCTAGCTGAGGAACATCGTCTTGCCAAG ATGATTGAAGAGATTCTAAAGACCAGCCCTGGAGGTGAAAAGATTATAAACGAATATACCCGCACCAAAGGTCTGTCCGATACCCGAAGACGTGACATGGTGAAAATTTTGGTAGCACATTTAACAAATGAACATGG aacaaGCCCTTCCCGACGTTTGAAGGAAGAATATGCGAAAGGAATCATTTCCCTCTTCCCATGCTTGGCTGACCCCAGGAGCAAGCTTGGATAT GAGCATTATTACAATGCAGAAGATGGAAGTGGATATTTGGCGTGGAGAATTAAAACTCTGCAGAAAGAAGCATCAGAGGGACGGATGAAGCGTCCACGGCAACCACAAACAG GTGGGCCAACTGCTGACAGACAATCCTACAAAGAAGACTGCTATTTGACTATTTGA